In Haemorhous mexicanus isolate bHaeMex1 chromosome 6, bHaeMex1.pri, whole genome shotgun sequence, a single window of DNA contains:
- the API5 gene encoding apoptosis inhibitor 5 produces the protein MPTVEELYRNYGILADATETAGQHKDAYQVILDGVKGGAKEKRLAAQFIPKFFKHFPELADSAINAQLDLCEDEDVSIRRQAIKELPQFATGDNLPRVADILTQLLQSDDSAEFNLVNNALLSIFKMDAKGTLGGLFSQILQGEDIVRERAIKFLSTKLKTLPEEVMTKEVEEFILTESKKVLEDVTGEEFVLFMKILSGLKSLQTVSGRQQLVELVAEQADLEQTFNPSDTDCVDRLLQCTRQAVPLFSKNVHSTKFVTYFCEHVLPNLSSLTTLVEGLDIQLEVLKLLAEMSSFCGDMEKLESNLKKLFDKLLEYMPLPPEEAENGENAGNEEPKLQFSYVECLLYSFHQLGRKLPDFLTAKLNAEKLKDFKIRLQYFARGLQVYIRQLRLALQGKTGEALKTEENKIKVVALKITNNINVLIKDLFHIPPSYKSTVTLSWKPVQKADTSQKRASEDTTSSSPPKKASAGPKRDARQIYNPPSGKYSSNLGSFSYEQRGGFRGGRGRGWGGRGNRSRGRIY, from the exons ATGCCCACCGTGGAGGAGCTCTACCGCAACTACGGCATCCTGGCGGACGCCACGGAGACGGCGGGCCAG caTAAGGATGCCTACCAGGTGATCTTGGACGGTGTGAAAGGAGGTGCCAAGGAGAAGAGACTTGCAGCCCAGTTTATTCCTAAGTTCTTCAAGCATTTTCCTGAGCTAGCTGACTCAGCTATCAATGCCCAGTTGGACCTCTGCGAGGATGAAGATGTTTCT ATCCGGCGACAAGCAATCAAGGAATTGCCTCAGTTTGCCACTGGAGATAATCTTCCTCGGGTAGCCGACATACTGACCCAGCTTCTGCAGTCAG atgATTCTGCAGAATTCAATTTGGTCAACAATGCCTTGCTCAGTATATTTAAGATGGATGCTAAAG GAACTTTGGGAGGTTTATTCAGTCAGATTCTTCAGGGAGAGGATATTGTGAGAGAGAGAGCCATTAAGTTCCTTTCtacaaaactgaaaacattaCCAGAGGAAGTGATGACAAAGGAGGTGGAGGAGTTCATATTGACTGAATCAAAGAAG GTTCTGGAAGATGTGACAGGCGAGGAATTTGTTCTGTTCATGAAAATATTGTCTGGATTAAAAAGCTTACAGACAGTCAGTGGGAGGCAGCAACTGGTGGAGCTGGTAGCTGAACAGGCTGACCTGGAACAAACATTCAATCCATCGGATACAGACTGCGTGGACAGACTTCTGCAGTGCACTCGGCAGGCAGTGCCATTGTTCTCA aaaaatgttCATTCCACAAAATTTGTTACTTATTTCTGTGAGCATGTTCTGCCAAACCTCAGCTCTTTGACTACTCTAGTGGAGGGTCTTGATATCCAGTTAGAG GTTTTGAAGCTTCTTGCTGAAATGAGTTCATTTTGTGGTGATATGGAAAAGCTTGAATCAAATTTGAAGAAGCTGTTTGATAAATTGCTG GAGTATATGCCCCTTCCAccagaggaagcagaaaatggggagaatgCTGGCAATGAAGAACCCAAGTTGCAATTCAGTTATGTGGAGTGTTTATTGTATAGCTTCCATCAGCTAGGTCGCAAACTTCCAGACTTCCTGACAGCCAAGCTGAATGCAGAGAAATTGAAAGACTTCAAAATTAG gCTACAGTATTTTGCTCGAGGGTTGCAGGTGTATATTCGACAGCTTCGTCTGGCACTTCAAGGAAAAACAGGAGAAGCTTTGAAAACAGAGGAG aacaagaTTAAAGTGGTTGCCTTGAAAATAACCAATAACATTAATGTTTTAATCAAG GATCTCTTCCACATTCCTCCTTCTTACAAAAGTACGGTTACATTGTCCTGGAAACCAGTACAGAAGGCAGATACAAG tCAAAAAAGAGCAAGTGAAGATACAACCTCAAGTTCACCCCCAAAGAAAGCTTCCGCAGGACCAAAAAGGGATGCCAGGCAAATATATAATCCTCCCAGTGGAAAATACAGCAGTAACCTGGGTAGTTTTTCTTACG AGCAAAGAGGTGGTTTCCGAGGTGGACGAGGAAGAGGCTGGGGAGGACGTGGCAATCGCAGCCGAGGAAGAATCTACTGA